A stretch of the Brevinematales bacterium genome encodes the following:
- a CDS encoding DNA primase produces the protein MIPQNVIDEILTRVSVSELIGQYIEVNKSSNRNHLALCPFHNEKTPSFSISDDKGLYHCFGCGASGNAITFLKEYRKLTFRESLEELAKIAGIDLSKYSDDGEASDNRQKDRLFALQTEAMKYFYRNLTDPKGAENGGIAMQYLKGRNISPEMIKMFRIGYGGSSWQGLTDHLREQGYNDEEMITGSLAVKGKQGVFNRFKDRVIFPIMDIRDRIIGFGGRILTEDKTAAKYLNSGETPIFHKGSQLFALNFAKEEISRTGHALVVEGYMDVIALYQHGIKNAVAPLGTALTESQLIVLKRFCEDVTFIFDGDDAGVKAADRALDLTALSGTDIPHSVVILPNKMDPYDFVMSKGGKEFTEFVSAKKLEPIDFKIRFNAKRIDPGKNKLKFITVLFTYIEKLKSAVLRQNSLKATADFLREDTEIIKEEYGNFLKKKPVGQFVRQENKNAEAKVDQLELDYLAAVISDMKLLPETSKVIEPEMIANQEFRDLYESMLGDMTEPTQGILARVNNKTLTEEVSHYCLRPELNPGFIAAYRLRARYVHNKTAALRSEIARLEKNPPSEGGAKRIDEILREMQQWALELEDIKSFISQYEIEKI, from the coding sequence GTGATACCGCAGAACGTTATCGATGAAATACTGACGAGGGTTTCGGTCTCTGAGTTAATCGGTCAATACATTGAGGTAAACAAGAGCAGTAATAGAAACCATTTGGCTTTATGTCCCTTTCATAACGAAAAAACACCCTCGTTCTCGATCAGCGACGACAAGGGGCTGTATCACTGTTTCGGCTGCGGGGCTTCCGGGAACGCTATCACGTTCCTGAAGGAGTACCGCAAGCTCACTTTCCGGGAATCTCTCGAAGAGCTCGCGAAGATCGCGGGTATTGATCTATCCAAGTATTCCGATGACGGGGAGGCCTCCGATAACAGGCAGAAAGATCGTCTTTTTGCCTTACAGACGGAAGCGATGAAGTATTTTTACCGCAATCTCACCGACCCCAAGGGGGCGGAGAACGGCGGTATCGCGATGCAGTATCTCAAGGGCAGGAATATCAGCCCCGAGATGATCAAGATGTTCCGTATAGGCTACGGCGGTTCCTCATGGCAGGGGCTGACCGACCATCTCAGGGAACAGGGCTACAACGATGAGGAGATGATTACCGGGTCGCTCGCGGTGAAAGGAAAGCAGGGCGTATTTAACCGTTTTAAAGACAGGGTGATATTCCCCATTATGGATATCCGCGACCGGATTATCGGTTTCGGGGGAAGGATACTGACCGAAGATAAGACCGCCGCGAAGTACCTGAACAGCGGGGAAACCCCCATTTTTCATAAGGGCAGTCAGTTATTCGCGTTAAATTTCGCGAAGGAGGAAATCTCCCGCACCGGTCACGCACTGGTGGTCGAGGGGTACATGGATGTAATCGCGCTGTACCAGCACGGGATAAAAAACGCGGTCGCGCCGCTCGGAACCGCGCTTACCGAAAGCCAATTGATCGTCTTGAAGCGCTTTTGCGAGGATGTAACGTTTATTTTCGACGGCGACGACGCCGGGGTGAAGGCGGCGGATCGGGCGCTAGACCTGACGGCGCTTTCCGGCACCGATATCCCGCATTCGGTCGTCATCCTGCCGAATAAGATGGACCCCTACGATTTTGTGATGTCGAAGGGCGGGAAGGAGTTCACGGAGTTCGTATCCGCGAAAAAGCTGGAGCCAATCGATTTCAAGATTCGGTTTAACGCGAAACGGATCGATCCCGGGAAGAACAAGCTGAAGTTTATCACAGTCCTATTCACTTATATAGAGAAGCTCAAGAGCGCCGTGCTCCGCCAGAACTCCCTCAAGGCGACGGCGGATTTTTTACGGGAAGACACGGAGATTATTAAGGAAGAGTACGGGAATTTTTTAAAGAAGAAACCGGTCGGGCAATTTGTCCGGCAGGAAAATAAAAACGCCGAGGCCAAGGTCGACCAGTTGGAACTCGATTATCTCGCGGCGGTGATCTCCGATATGAAACTTTTACCGGAGACGTCGAAAGTGATCGAGCCGGAGATGATCGCGAACCAGGAGTTCCGCGACCTGTACGAAAGTATGCTCGGCGATATGACGGAGCCCACTCAGGGAATTCTCGCGCGGGTGAACAACAAAACGCTTACCGAAGAGGTAAGTCATTACTGTCTCCGCCCCGAATTGAACCCCGGATTTATCGCGGCCTACCGTCTGCGCGCGAGATATGTGCATAACAAGACCGCCGCGTTACGGAGCGAAATCGCCCGTCTCGAGAAAAACCCTCCCTCTGAAGGCGGGGCGAAACGGATAGACGAAATCCTCCGGGAGATGCAGCAATGGGCGCTGGAGTTGGAAGACATCAAGTCATTCATCTCGCAGTATGAAATTGAAAAAATATAG